TGCCGTCGTCGACCACGGTGACGCCCGGGGAGGCGATCATCTCGCCCATCAGGTGGCTGAACATCGAGGTCTTCTTGCGGTGGAAGTCGCCTTCCAGCCCGTGGCCGACCGCCTCGTGCCACAGCACGCCCGACCAGCCGGCGCCCAGCACGACCGGCATCTCGCCGGCCGGCGCATCGACCGATTCGAGGTTGACCAGCGCCTGGCGGATCGCCTCGTCGGCTTCCTTCTGCCAGTAACCCGGCAGGAAGATGTCGCCATAGGCGGCGCGGCGGCCGCTGCCGGTGCCGCCGGCTTCCATGCGCGTGCCGTCGGCGCAGACCACGCTGACGTTCAGCCGCACCAGCGGCCGCACGTCGGCGGCGCGCCAGCCGCCGGCGCGCACGATCTCCACGACCTGCCACGAGCCCGACAGCGAGACCGAGACCTGGCGCGCCTTGGGCTCCTTGCCGCGCACATAGGCGTCGATCTCCTGCATCAGCGCGACCTTCTTGGCGAAGGGCACGCCGTCGATCGGATTGTCGTCGGCATAGAGCAGCCGGTTGGTGCCGCGCGGGGATTCGTCTGACTTGCCACCGCGGCCCGCACGCACGGTCTTCACCGTCTCGGCCGCCCGCTTCAGCGCCTGCTCGTCGAGCGCCGAGGCGTGGGCGAAGCCGGTCACGTCGCCCGCCACGGCGCGCAGGCCGAAGCCCTGCGAGGTGTCGAACGACGCGCTCTTCAGCTTGCCGTCGTCGAACGACAGGCTCTCGCTCTGGACATATTCGAGGAACAGTTCGCCGTCGTCGGTGCCGGCCAGCGCGTCATCGACCATCTTCGCGGTCTTGCGCTGGTCGAGGCCGCCCTTGCCGAAGAACAGGCCGTCGGCGGTGGCGAGATGGTTGATCGACTTGCTCATGGGGGTATCCTTCAGACTTCCTCGTCAATCCTGAGCTTCGTCCTGTCAGGACGACATCGAGGCCTCAGACGACGAGGACCATCTTCAAAATGGGCATCTGCACCGATGGGCGCAAGCGCCGCTCACCGCAGTTTGAGCACCAGCTTGCCCTTGAGGTGACGGCCGGCACTGACCCGCAGCGCATCCGCCGCCTGGGCCAGGCCGAATTCGGTGATCGGAGGCACGCGAACGGCGCCGATGCGATGAAGCTCCACGATGCGCTCGAGGTGCGCGCGGGTGCGGGGAACGGCGGGCCGCAAGGCGGTGACATCGCCGCGGTCGGGCTTGGGCGCCTGGGCACCCGAGGCGATGAAGGCCGCGCGTCCACCAGGCTTCAGAACCGAAAACGATCGCATCGCGACGTCGCCGCCCACGGTATCGAACACGGCATCACAATCGCTTACCGCCTTGGTGAAGTCGGTCGAATTGTAATCGATGACCTGATCGGCGCCGATCTCGCGCAGATACGGCGCGTTGGCAGCGCTTGCCGTGGTGATGACATGGGCGCCGATATGCTTGGCGAGCTGAATGGCGAAGCTCGCCACGCCGCCAGCACCGCCCTGGATCAGGATCGTTTCGCCCTTCTGCAGCTTCAGGGCGTTTTCGATGGTGCACAAAGCCGTCAGGCCAATGAGCGCCAAGGCCGCGGCTTCGACATGCGTGAGCGTCGCCGGCTTCTTCGCAACGATGGCCGCGCCAATTGCCAGCTTCTCGACATAGGTGCCGTCGCGGCCGGTTTCCAGGA
This DNA window, taken from Reyranella humidisoli, encodes the following:
- a CDS encoding NADP-dependent oxidoreductase; this encodes MKAAYIEKFGGPEVLIVGDLPDPVAGPGQIVVETTAASINGADAKVCAGEYPGQPRFPLSLGRDFSGVVATLGEGVSDLRVGDEVFGVLETGRDGTYVEKLAIGAAIVAKKPATLTHVEAAALALIGLTALCTIENALKLQKGETILIQGGAGGVASFAIQLAKHIGAHVITTASAANAPYLREIGADQVIDYNSTDFTKAVSDCDAVFDTVGGDVAMRSFSVLKPGGRAAFIASGAQAPKPDRGDVTALRPAVPRTRAHLERIVELHRIGAVRVPPITEFGLAQAADALRVSAGRHLKGKLVLKLR
- the tldD gene encoding metalloprotease TldD — encoded protein: MVDDALAGTDDGELFLEYVQSESLSFDDGKLKSASFDTSQGFGLRAVAGDVTGFAHASALDEQALKRAAETVKTVRAGRGGKSDESPRGTNRLLYADDNPIDGVPFAKKVALMQEIDAYVRGKEPKARQVSVSLSGSWQVVEIVRAGGWRAADVRPLVRLNVSVVCADGTRMEAGGTGSGRRAAYGDIFLPGYWQKEADEAIRQALVNLESVDAPAGEMPVVLGAGWSGVLWHEAVGHGLEGDFHRKKTSMFSHLMGEMIASPGVTVVDDGTLNDRRGSLTIDDEGTPTQRNVLIEDGRLVGLMQDRMNARLMGVKPTGNGRRQGHAYSPMPRMTNTFMLGGDKDPKEIISSVKKGLYCANFGGGQVDIVSGKFVFSVTEGYLIENGKLGRPVKGATLIGAGSEALTRVGMVGNDMSLDPGIGTCGKDGQGVPVGVGQPTLRIDALTVGGTAT